TAAAAATATACCATTCAAGTCTACATAATGCAATGTGTGGGGGGTTTTTTAATGCGAACTTACAAACCATGCATGAAACAAGAAGGCACAAATGTTAGCTTCCTATCTCCTCCCCCAGTCTTGTATTGTCTACTCTCCCATCTACACTAAAACACAACAGCTGAAAGACTGCAAATACACATCATTCTTCAGAGCTGACCACCACTACCAGTCTTTCTGATGGCCTATTATCTAAACCAAGTACTCCCCCACAACACTCACTTTCCCTGATTGTGCAATAGATCACCAAATAAAGCAATTTGGTTTACATTTGAAGAATCTTAGTTCTCCCTAACTTCTATCCACTCTTTGCATAGACCACCTGTATACAGTGATAGTTACTAATTAACATGTATGTTCTCCAAGGGAAGGGTGCTCAAATTACACATATGATGAGATTTTGAAAAAAGTTCCCGATAATTGCTGAAAGAGACTGCATAGTTGCTTCTATTAAAGACTGCCACATTTAGggaaaaattatgcaaattacTTAGCTGTAGTTAGAAAAAGCTACATCAAACATTTCCAGTTCCCATTAGTCAAAAGCTAGATtagaaggaactgaaaaaaacactgcactgATAAGAGATTTTGATAAGAGATTTGTAAGACAGCCAGCAGTAAACAGCATGTCAATATACTGAAAGCATGCTTTCCCAGGAACAGTGTAAAGGCTACAGTACCTCAAGTCTGTCCTAGTAGATGTAGTCtgagtatataaaaaaaaaaaagaagtaacgTGAGTTGCTAAGATGCAACTACAAGTTTTAAATAATCATAGCATCAATCAAGATttgattcaaaacaaaatttggtAGTCAGAGGGAAATACTTGAAATACTTAATCACTGACAGTTTAAACAATAACATTTAAGTGTTTTATTGCTACAAATCGGTACATCTTATCACAAAAAGCTACAAGGCATACTATTACACATACTCTATTATACAGAGTGCAATGCAGTCCCCAAAACAGCCACACTCAACAGCACAATTTTTGAAGTTTGCTCATTCTGTATTGAGGTAAATATGATAAGCATATGCcatacagcatttaaaatatttacccCACAGACCAGCCTTTCTTTTCAATTGATTAGACCAAAAACTATTATATCCAACTTTCAGtacacacaccaaaaaataggatgcttaaaaaaatatacaacacAATGTTTTAATCAGCTTTAACAGTCAGTTTGCTATAAAAAGCTCAACTAAAATagtcttaatttcattttaaacaaaatcagaaacacaGAGGAATTATATAAACAACTTCTCCACAGAATGGAATGCATGCATAGGGTGGGGAATCTTCAACAACTCTCATTTGAGACTATTAAAGAGTCTTAAACACTtttgagcagaaataaaaagctgttttgccCCCcctaatttgttttcatttgtgttttctttcacttagtTATCTTCGGTGTGGTCTAAGGTAAAGTCAGTTTgctcttcagtttcttcttcctcttcttcctcctcttcttcctcacctTCAGCTGGCTCATCAGCCTTGTCCTCTTCTTCTGTCTGCTGCTCCTGAGCCTGATCATTAATTTCAAATGGATTTTCaccctggaggaaaaaaacagaaaacaaatgctttaaatattttttcaaacagtacaaaataatgttttatcaTTTCAGTGATTGGAAAGCTCTTCGTATCTACTGAGTCCAATTAACTCATTGGCTAATCAAAGCCATAGTTGCCACATATAAACCCCCATGAATAAGgcagaattttaaatttaagatactagtattttgcttttttagaaGTAGACTCTCAAAGGTAAGGGCCAGGTATATAGAAAGCTGGTATAACAACTTATCAGAGACctatgaaaacaagaaaaccccAAATCTCACAGTTAAAATTCAGGCCACTTTTTAGGTGAATCACTATTATGCAAGCACTGAGAGGCTACAGAGCACCAAGAACTATTTCACCCAGTCTGTAACACTGTCCAACACTGAAATACCAAGGATACCTATTATCTAAGTAAACTGGCTTGTGAAAGAGAATGCCTGAACCAGTTTAACTGCAGCATCAGTGGTAAGcattgtgaaataaaaaggtaaGCATCCAAACCTTACTTCAGCTGGTATTTGTGGAACTCTCTAAACTGTACTCATCTACTTTCCTTTCTGGATAGAAGTGAGAAAAACCTCTTGACTACAAAGCCTCTGGTTCTCCTTGGGCTCAAATAAGTATTTTGAATCATATTTGGGCATAGCAACAGGATTTCCGAAGAtgggcacagaaaaaaaaatggagttaAGAATACTCCACCTGGTTAGCTTCAAATACACGCTCAACAGTAAATATCAGAGTGAAAACATGTAGGTACATTAAGatctttaaaacttttaatgCTTCTTATTAGAAAATAGTATTGTTTCCTAATACAAGAACAAAAACGTGGCTTGCATCTGTAACAGATTCACAAGGATGTTAGAAGCACATCTACAGATCTGATGCAAAAGTATAAGACTAAAATACTCTAGTGTCTAGGCTAAGTATGATGATGAATTGCAGTTAAAGAATGTACTTCTGAAAAAACTACTTCCACACTCCCACGGACAACTCAACCGTTCCTGACTCCTGTGGACAAGCTACAGAAAATTTTTACTGTTCATTCCTGTGAAAACAGTATGCAACTTACAACTAACCTACAAGAACTGGATTCAGCACACTATTTCTAGCTGAACAGATCCCTCCACAATAATCACCCTCctcccccacaaaaaaaaaagattgtccccctacttcagagaaaaaaaaaaaagcattttaagttCTCAAACTAAGGCAAAAGTTACTACCCTCAACAGAAGATCCTAATGATAGCACTCTTTTTCCCAGGAATGTAGCATTTAACACATCCAACACAGAAACAATGTTGATGCTAGTTGATTTTGACATTGATTTTGACACTGGTCCCATCTTTCCAGATGgcttgaatatatatatatacacacatctaTGGAACATAAGAATGTAAGCAGGTATTTTATTCTCAAGAGAGCAATCCTTTAAGCTCCTTGTCTCTAGAATATTTAAATTGCACAGAAAGCTTGAAAGTAAAGTGGTGTTTACAGGCAAATGTGTTCATGATTCAAGTGACTCCAGAAACTAGTCTcagtattcatttttaacagGTCTAACAAACCTGATCCAAAAAGATACTGCAGTCTGCCTACCTCAGAGGTAAACTTCAGAATGCCTCCACTAATACATATGAACAAACAGTCcttctgctgtgtttatttcattttgcacatATAGCAAGCAACCTGTGGAATAGTCTCTACGTGGAAAGAAGATTAAATCAAAGAACAGAAAGGCTTTTCCATTAATTGTTAGGTAAGGGACTGAGTCACATGTTGAGCTGTCACCACGTTGGGCCCAGTCACCAGACCCACCAGTGAGCTCCTGCTcactgctgctggggagagccctgctgcaggcacaccTGCACCCTCCCAAGCCAAGGCATCAGCATCCATGGCAAGCACCACTCCAAACCCTGACCGTGGCTCAGCATGGAAAGGTGCTCCCTGAAGCTGTCCATCCCATAGCAACCATGGCAGGTGACTCTCCTGGGTGATATGGGGACAGAGCTAGGCCCTATAAGTCCTATCTGAAAACAACCCTACCAAAGAGCCCCAAACTACCAGTTCAGCTTCTGCTGAGAAAACGGCATTTTGCTCAGAAATAGCCAAGGACTCCCCAGGACAGTTATTGCTTGTCAGTTAGCTTACTCCAGACCAGAAGTCAGTGCACACCCCCAATTTTCAGTCAAACATTAGCCAGATTGTTCAACCCTGAAAAGTCTTATACAATGCAAGAGGCAGCAAATATCCTCAAAACTGCTTGCCTGCTATTTGCCAGCCAGGCAGTCAACACAGCCAGGACTCAGCCTGCCAGGTCTTCCCTGCtccaaatttcttcttttcgCTCTGCATATGCCGCATACAcaaagtcttcagaaaaaatgtttttttttttttggtgtgtgtttccTCAAACCAATCTACCTATCATCTCAAAGCAACTGATTTTCAGCTGTCAGCAGGATTTTCTACTCTCTTGAATAACTACAGGCACCAAAGACATCACATGCTGCATAAAAACTACTGGACTCCTCCTGTCTGCAGTTGATTATACATTAGGGTAATTATGAGAGGGATTTGAATAATCAAAAAGCTAGATATATCTTACTGAGCAGGTGCTGCTAAAAGTGTATTGTGTTTGGGAAATGGCAATAGTAAGCATTCTGAAAATGGCAGTGACCTCCTTGTGAAGACAATCTTCAATTTTCCAGCTAGTGAACAGCGCATTTCCAATCCCCTTTTCACCAGCCCCCCACTAGGGGGCTGTAAGGGACAATGCACATGCATGCCATGCCATAGACAATaccagcagagctgaaaatagATTCAAATGTTTTAAGCTGTGGTAGCTGGCAATTTGCCATCTTTTCTTAACAGATATAGAAGAGCTGTCTGAAACTGAATTATGCATCCAATTGTACATAATTCTGCGGAACCTGACTAAATTCAACCttttaaattacaattaaaTATTGCATTGGCTGACACCTTGTCAGATTTCTGCAATACAATAttgctttttctgaagttatcTATTGGCTAGGCACAGGGAAAACATTACTACAGAAAGTCACGTATCTGgcccagaaaaggaaaaaatattttgccaaaatGATTTCACATGTTTCTCAAGCTGTGAATTTGTAACACAGGCTGCCACATCTTTTAAATTCTCTGACCATGACAAGTAATGTTGTAAGCTTCCACTGTTTGTATGCAGCCATGAATCCTAGAAATTCTATCAAATAAAATTAGACAAGTTGCAGTACTGTACTTTACAGTACAAAGTCACCTGCACAAACCCTGGCTTCTAAACAAAGATTAACTTATTTGTAAAGTGTTTCGTACTCTTCACATCTTACCTTCACATACAGCTCGTACCGTGCCTTGACTATTGGATTATTCAAGATACTGGTAGCGGTAAGAACACtctccctttttatttgttctctgTAGGCCTAGGAAAGAGATTTAACAGTGAATAATTATTATACACCTATTCTGGCTGTCACATATTTGAATTCATAGCCTGTTTCTGTAAGGAAAATTGTGAAAGTAATAATGCATGAAATGCTCATTCTTGGCATTTAATTCAGTTTATTAAGCAGCTAGGACTCAAGTTTGATAGTGTTTATAGTTTGTTGCTTTAGTTTGATTAAAACATATATTCAGGTCTTGGTCATATAATGAGCTACATATAGCCATATACTTGTCTACTCCCACACTTAATGGTTCTCTCCTACACATGCTTTTCCACAACAGCCTATGGTTCATAATTATAGAacctcaaaaataaacatttttgaaatcttttttacTATGataactgggatttttttttattcatgctACACATCTAATGTTGCTGGAAACATTGGAAGAGTATCATGAATTGTAACAGGATCCAATTCCATACTATTTCTAACTCTAAATTGCTCTCACTTTTCTTCATATTAACAGGATAATAGCCCATCAAAAAAAGGAAACCGGTATTGTTAAATTGCTGGAAACATACGTATTATGTTTTACGATTTGAGTAACAATCTGACACTTAATGGCAACAAAATTCCCCtaagataaaaacaaagttattcCTAGTAACATTCTCAGAATTTACTATTGTCACCTATGAAGCACACCACCTTTCATTCACTGTGGGCACTGAAGTGCCAGCTAGTTCATGAGACGTTATGTTTACAGAGAATATTCTAGGTATCTACAGAATAGTGTTGGTAAGAATTTAGAAGTTATTTATACCAAGTACCACAACATTTCTCACATACTATGAAACCATGCctgttttttaatctctttttaaatatgCCATATCttacttgttttccttttgtgtgaTCAGGAGACTTTAAGTGTTGCTGAACGGAACTGTGTAATGCAGGAACATACACACTGCAAGCACTGCAATGAACAGTCTCAACTTTCATCATGTGGTCATCAGCAGTAACCCCTGCCAAAGAACATGCAACAAATCATTAACACAGAAAGTGTTATACCAGGGGAACAGTAGAGGGGATTGGATGTTTTATACCAGGAAGTTAAAGCTCTCAATTGGTAAACACGTCAAACTGAACCACAGGGGAATATTCAAGCAAATTCAGGCATCAGAACTAGGCTTGCTGAAGACAATGTtggtagagatttttttttcacctgataCTCCAATTCCTTCATTCCACAGACTATATATGAGATTCAAGCAATTATGTTTGATGCCTGAGGTTATGATATATGAACACCTTACCTGACTAAATAGAGGGAAATAATCCTAAATTGAATGTACAAAATGCCTGCTATTTCAAATCTACAATAACCAATATTCTTAATAATAGGCATTTTAATACAAGAAACAAAtcttaaaaaacagtaaatcaaGGACAAGATGCATATTGGGTAACCATGGATTAGAAAGTGCTCCAAGTCCTCCTTTTGTCACAGTCTGCCTCAAAAACACTATTATCCCACTGATACCATCTAGCTCCTTGACATCATATTGATCATTATCACATTACCACTCTATTAAGTGATCTTTTTCAATCTAACTGCACCCACCTGTTGCCATTCCTCATGGATTACACTGAACGAGACTGTGGCAAGGCCTACATAATTCTATCTGTCAAGTACTTAGCAAAACATCATCTTGTTTTACGACAAGGCTACCTGGGCAGGAAATCTAAAGTTTGTTATCTCTGACTGTGCTTACATTTCACATAACATCCAAAATGAGTCAAGGAACACAAACCAGGTAGAAAAAAGGTGTGGCAACTGATCTCTATAGTATGCACTATCATTACTCACCTTCCATTATATCTTTTTCAACAGCTTGAGCGTTGTCTGTTTGGTTACTTGTCTGTTGCTTACGCATAGCTGTCTTCTTGAATTTATTTACCATACACTCCTacagagaatcagaaaaaaagaaattgtaatgGCTGATGTTTGAGGGTTTATGTGCCAATAGGAACCTGTAGTTAAAATGTTACTCGGAATAGTTCTTTTGgaaaagagagcaaaaataaatagcaattaaTTGGGCATTTTTAAGGCACTACTTTTAATTGTAATTGGGAGAAGTTACAATTGTAACACTATTTTAACGACTCTATATTTGCCTCACTTTCAACAATACAGATGACACCAGAAGTCTTCTCCAAAATGAATGATAAATTAAGCATATTTTGATGACTAAAAGATACCTTCTATATAatgttttttacattaaaatgtaattaaattttaaaaacccATTGTCTTACATGAAGAAACTCCATCACTACTTTGTCAAATTTGGTTTGCTTCTGGATATGATCCAATGTTTCCTGGTGAGCTGCACTCTCCAGATGGGACTcaatctctttttcttcaaatgttcGAAATTTGCAAAATGAGCAAGTAAATGCCATTCTAGCAagagaaatacaataaataatattacaattaaagaaacattcttctctctcccctcaAAACAATGAGAACTTGACAAACCTAACCAGCAAAGTAATAAGAAAAGTCTTTCTTAAAGAagattaaatggaaaaaaatacctattttacCATTAGGAAAGATACCTGCTACAAGaaccaaataaaaaaggatAGTTTGAGACTAGTAAGTTatctgtgcagaagaaaaactacTAAAACCAGATGCTAGCTATTGTAAAACCGTATTATTCTGTGTGTTTATCTATCATAGCTCTCCAATTTGTGTTATCTTTTGTAGTACTTACCTAAGTCAAGCCAATGATTTACTAACTACAAACTGTTAGAAGAATGCACTCAAAGCTCGATTTccatacaaaaccaaaatcctTAAAAGGAAATATGGCCTCCTCAGTACTACTGAGGCATTAATGCTCCTCAGTACTACTGAGTCAATAATTAATCATACACTGCATTCACATAAAGCAGAATAGTTTTGTACAGTCCTGGCCAACAGCCTGCTTGGCTGTGGCAAAATTGAAGTTGGTTACATAACTATCTCCTTATTATTGCTACAAAATAGCTCAccatacatacaaaaaaacagaaccagGTCAATTTCTAACAGCTTAGCTCAACCTGAATATGAATTTGTTTCACTGGAATAcatatttcaaaagcagtacCCTTCTAAGCTGCTTCTTAAGTGTGCACTGATACACTTGTCAGGGAGAAGAGGTAACTTGTGCATTTCCTGATACAGTGAATGTCATGcaaatcatagaatgatttgggttggaagggaccttagagatcACCTAGTCCTTACAACCCTGCTACGGGCATGGAGACCTCCTAGAtcaggtttctcaaagccccatccaacctggccttgaacacttccaacAATGCAACATCCACAATTTATCTGTGCAACCCCTTCCAGTGTCTCAATACCTTCACAGtgaatttattccaaatatctAACCTAAGCCTATTCTTTTACCTGTTACCCATcgtcctatcactacactccctgataaaggGTCCCTTCCCCacctttcctgtaggcccccttcaATGCCTACAGACTGCTATAAAGTCAttataaagtctccctggagctctcttctctaggctaacCAATCCTAACTCTCTGAACCTGTCTTtgtagaagaggtgctccatcCCCTGATGATCTTcactgccctcctctggacccattccaACAGGTCCACGTCTTCTTTATGCTGCGGGTCCCAGAGATGAAATCCAGGGTGCTCtttatttctgctcatttgttcatttatttttcttttgaaatcagtCCATAAGGGCCTTTCAGGAATGAAGGCATATTCTTACAAAACAAGGATAAAGCAGATGAAAACCACACCACATGAGACAAGTTATAACACAAACCTGTATCCATCAccatatttttcactgtttttttcccttctacgcctttgcttctctcttctggCCTCAATTcgtctcttttcctcttcttcgCTTTTAACTTCTCCTTTGgcatctgaaaacacagaatgatTTTAAAGTGTTATATTCCCAAAAAATCTGGCTTTCCAGGCAAAGCGTTTGTCTTCACTGTCTCCTCCACAAATACCTTTTATATAGTCACAAAATGCAGATCCTACACCAACACTGTTTTAAGGCTTATTTAAAAGCCatagaagttttattttgttttcctccattaCAAATGACAAATTTAAATACCTGTTTCAAACAAGTAGGGGTCTAGATTAcatgaataaaagaaaggaaattcagaattaaagcAGATCCTATAACCACAAAGTAGACACAATAACCACGTAACGAAAACACACAACGGATATTacaaacaattttcttctccatGGTCTAAATTCATAAAATGTCTTAAAGTAAGAGTCATACTGTGCAATAGATTTTAGAGGCCATACATACATACTAAATCTATTCACCCAAAGTCACACAATTACAGTATCTATAAAACCTTACTTGACGAAGCAAACTGACTTACCTCCAAAAGTCTGATACCCAAGATCATAAGCATCTCTTGTAAAGTCTTCATATATAACAACTGCACCACTTGTGTCCACTTCTATTTCCTAAGTCAAAACCAagaatttcatatgaaaaaacAATGCCATTCTAAATCCAGCAAACAGTATGAATTATTTCCACTATTCTGTTACCTgctatttttaatcaaatatgACAATGGACAAAAGTGAAATGAGCAACCACATAAGAATCAATATAAAACCACCTCAAATTATGCATTTATCTTTCATGCCAGGATATCTTTATAAATTAGTTTCATAGTCAAAATTATCACTGTCTTCTACATAAACCTTCTGACTGGCAATTCAGACTTAAATACTTCCTTGAGAATGCGTTCATAATACCTCCACTCAAcgacaaggaaaaaatacttcagtctCTTAAGATGGAacaaggatatatatatatatatatatatatacacacctaGCTCAATTCTTACATGCTGTTGGCAACTAATCTTTCTGCAGGTGGGAACTAGTCTTTGTACCTTAACAGAGAACATCTGTTAACAATgattctcttttcatttaacttCTCCCCTTAATGTTACTGACATCTCATCCATCCATTTTCCctcatttctgtaatttccCTGTCACTTTGTACTTAATTTCTCAACCCACCCAAGCCAAAGGTCACTGCCATGTGAAATCAAGTTGACTGTCTCTGACAACACGAGAAGCGTTCACGTGACAGCTGTGTATTACAAAAATAGCTGGTAGGTGCACAAATACACTTTAAAGTTCCTTTTCCAGACTATTTGCACAAACTACCCCTTTCACTTGGAATCAGTAAGATTTCAAACTGCCACCAAAATACAAcagtttcaaatgaaaaggaaaaaaaaaatcaagtttgcaAAAACGTACATAGTTAAGCCTTAATTTTTATACCTCTAACTTAATAATTATTTGTCTTAAGGTATAACATTTAAACTGTGAAAGAATCAAGCGTTTTCTAGTTCTGAGAGTCTTTACCTCTATAGTAGAATCCTGGAAAGATGTCTTCATGTCtataagcagaaaataagaaataaataatacaaaattgcCGTTTAATATTATTGTATTAATTTTAGAGCAATAAAATAGTCAGGAAAAAAGTCAACTTATTCTGCACCTAACACAGTCTAGATCTAGAATTTATCATATTTCAATAATAACACTAAAAGTAAAATCAGGTATTCTTAGGAATATAAACTAACcagtctttcaaaaacaaacacctgtATCTAACTCCACAAAACAAGACAGTGATGACTAAAAGGATAGTCATGACTTTTTGAGATagatgaaacattaaaaatgttaaaatacattgaGATATATTGCACATTGTGTACATCCACATTCTCCTGTTAGCTGATACCCACTTCTTAGTTTTCAACTACACAATACCACTTAGAGCACCTTTCAGTTCAAGTCTTAGAAAATTGTACTAAGCCACTCAGTCTTCCCCACACCCATCTCAGATCCGCAGAACAAGTTGATTAGAAGTGCATTCTAGTAGGCACCACCTACTCCATTAACACAGCTTCAATCTTACATGGTATATAACAGTCCTTGGGTTGTGGAAATTAGTGAATGGAAACAGATAACACACTAAAAGTGTTCTGCCTGAAGGTAGGTTAGGAAAGTAGAACCTACAAAAATACTGGGAAGAGCTAAGAGAAGAAACCATCGACATGAAAGTCTTTTGAGATATTTGGATGTGTATCTTATGGACCTATTTCATGACACCAAAGTTAGTGAGACCAATATTACAGTCCCTGTACAAAATGCACATGAATGTGTTCTACGCGCCCACTTGTTGAAATTTTATCTTAGCCTTGAATTCAAAGCtaacagcttttaaatattaaatagagCAGAATTACAAATCATAAGGTTTCTCCCAGGTCTGCACACTTACCTTGCCAGCTTTGAACTTAAGTAATTTTAAACGTTTTTCAGACGTGATTTATAACAAAACTacataaaacacagcagataCAAATCACTGAGAAAactacaaacacaaaaccaaaatttgACCGCTGTACATGCTGTTCATAATACTTCAACTGAAGTTTACATCGCCTCAAAGCAAATAACTTATCCAAACCGTATTAGCAAGTTATCTACCTTCGACTTTTGGCTGCAATACAACAATTATTAGAGTTCTAGGACATCTTCAAGGAAACTACAAAAATCAAGTGTCACGAATGCTTTGTAATTTATATTCCATTTATCATCTTTACAGTTCTTGCCTTCACTACAGAATTTCACTTACAAGAGCAACTCTTGTCTACCCTCCACTGTTAAAGAAcaattttccactgttttctcatttgacccccctctccctctcctcttcatCTACACTTTATGCCTTTATTAGAGCATCAACTGTAGTGCAGCTACATTTCATACACACATCAAGGTCTTTGGGCAACCAGGCACATTTTAAGGTTTGTCAGGCATCACCAATTAATGGAacacaaaatctgaaaatattttaagtggtAAAACTTTGCACCCATGAAGTATCTTTATAAAGTCTAGGTGAAGCAGTCCTCAGCAGTACATATTTAAACACATCAAAATATTCACTTTCTTTGTAGGAGAAGAGCTAGAAGACCAGAAGAGTAATTTCCAAAGGTCTCTTATAGACTACTTcaaaggtagaaaataaaaagttacaacACAACAGtcttttttctaaatattaaaactaaataactccaaattaattaaaaaatagtaattttaacttaattttggCACTTATTACTTACTAGGTGATTTTTTCTGAGTCAGCTTCAAAATAGGTTTTGTCATTTTGGGTTTCTTGATAAACGTCCCACCAGGTTTGTTGTATGGCTGCggtatcatttttctttttattcctcttgCAGCAACTGCTGCAGGACTGGGTTTGTTATGATAGTCAACAACAATTCCAGGTCTGTGCATTCCTCCAAAGTCTCCCATATGCTGGAAATTTGGGAAATCAAGAAAAAGGTATCAGTATATGACATCAATAGAAATACAACAATTACTCGGCACAAGTGTTTATCTTGAAATTAAACTGTATACTAAAATCTGCATTTTGGAACACAATGCAGGGGAAATTTAAGTTCCCAGTTTTGATGTTTTGTGCAATGGTTTTGTGGGTGTCCAGTAGAACACACATGTATAAACCATGTTTCTGCTTATTCAGAACCATTGTCCAGATGATGAACATGCCTGTCAAAGTTCTATCTCAGCCTAACATTTAGGCTCCTCTCTTCAGATTCTCTAGATGATGAATGACTTTTCCCTTGGTGAAAAAACAGAGCTAACCAAACTACTTTTTCCTACACTCTAGTtagcagctgagagagaaagagagagttCTTTACGCTAAATTATTAGCAGTGATTTGAAAACTGAATAAAGAAAGTTGTTCAGCGTGAAACAGTGATTAACTGAAGGAAGCTCAgtctttcttttacttaatCATTCCAGGACAATGCGCAACAGTGAATTCAGAAGTGGGGCTTGGAAGGACTGATACAAAAACCATGTCAGCAACAGGAATGAAAATTCAGTTGGAAGATTAAATCCTTCTGTTACGTCTGAAGTGCTGTACAGACATTGGTGGACACCTGCTTACGAAACCTCTCTGAAGGTATGGAATAAATGAGTAATCTGAAGAGGGAGA
This portion of the Oxyura jamaicensis isolate SHBP4307 breed ruddy duck chromosome 8, BPBGC_Ojam_1.0, whole genome shotgun sequence genome encodes:
- the ZNF326 gene encoding DBIRD complex subunit ZNF326 isoform X2 yields the protein MDYGEDMDRDYGHGGYGGPRSMDSYLNQSYGMESHGGGGGGGGGGGNRFGPYESYDSGSSLGGRDLYRSGYGYNEPEQSRFGGSYGGRFDNSYRNSLDSFGGRNQGGSSWEAPYSRSKLRPGFMEDRGRESYSSYSSFSSPHMKPAPVGSRGRGTPAYPESGFGSRNYDAFGGPSTGRGRGRGHMGDFGGMHRPGIVVDYHNKPSPAAVAARGIKRKMIPQPYNKPGGTFIKKPKMTKPILKLTQKKSPNMKTSFQDSTIEEIEVDTSGAVVIYEDFTRDAYDLGYQTFGDAKGEVKSEEEEKRRIEARREKQRRRREKNSEKYGDGYRMAFTCSFCKFRTFEEKEIESHLESAAHQETLDHIQKQTKFDKVVMEFLHECMVNKFKKTAMRKQQTSNQTDNAQAVEKDIMEGVTADDHMMKVETVHCSACSVYVPALHSSVQQHLKSPDHTKGKQAYREQIKRESVLTATSILNNPIVKARYELYVKGENPFEINDQAQEQQTEEEDKADEPAEGEEEEEEEEEEETEEQTDFTLDHTEDN
- the ZNF326 gene encoding DBIRD complex subunit ZNF326 isoform X1 translates to MDYGEAEDRDWRFPDTPMHCGVNMPSGSVSDMDRDYGHGGYGGPRSMDSYLNQSYGMESHGGGGGGGGGGGNRFGPYESYDSGSSLGGRDLYRSGYGYNEPEQSRFGGSYGGRFDNSYRNSLDSFGGRNQGGSSWEAPYSRSKLRPGFMEDRGRESYSSYSSFSSPHMKPAPVGSRGRGTPAYPESGFGSRNYDAFGGPSTGRGRGRGHMGDFGGMHRPGIVVDYHNKPSPAAVAARGIKRKMIPQPYNKPGGTFIKKPKMTKPILKLTQKKSPNMKTSFQDSTIEEIEVDTSGAVVIYEDFTRDAYDLGYQTFGDAKGEVKSEEEEKRRIEARREKQRRRREKNSEKYGDGYRMAFTCSFCKFRTFEEKEIESHLESAAHQETLDHIQKQTKFDKVVMEFLHECMVNKFKKTAMRKQQTSNQTDNAQAVEKDIMEGVTADDHMMKVETVHCSACSVYVPALHSSVQQHLKSPDHTKGKQAYREQIKRESVLTATSILNNPIVKARYELYVKGENPFEINDQAQEQQTEEEDKADEPAEGEEEEEEEEEEETEEQTDFTLDHTEDN